In Piliocolobus tephrosceles isolate RC106 unplaced genomic scaffold, ASM277652v3 unscaffolded_35372, whole genome shotgun sequence, one DNA window encodes the following:
- the LOC113222814 gene encoding eppin isoform X1, producing MGSSGLLSLLVLFILLANVQGPGLTDWLFPRRCPTIREEREFRERDVCTRHRQCQDNKRYCVFSCGKKCLDLKQDVCEMPNETGPCLAFFIRWWYDKKNNTCSTFVYGGCQGNNNNFQSEANCLNTCKNKRFP from the exons ATGGGATCTTCTGGACTTTTGAGCCTCTTGGTGCTATTCATCCTCTTAGCGAATGTCCAGGGACCTGGTCTGACTGACTGGTTATTTCCCA GGAGATGTCCCACCATCAGAGAAGAACGTGAATTCAGAGAAAGGGATGTGTGTACAAGGCACAGACAATGCCAGGACAACAAGAGGTACTGTGTCTTCAGctgtggaaaaaaatgtttagatcTCAAACAAG ATGTATGTGAAATGCCAAATGAAACTGGCCCCTGCCTGGCTTTTTTTATTCGGTGGTGGtatgacaagaaaaataatacttgcTCCACATTTGTCTATGGTGGCTGCCAGGGAAACAATAACAACTTCCAATCCGAAGCCAACTGCCTGAACACCTGCAAGAATAAAC GCTTTCCCTGA
- the LOC113222814 gene encoding eppin isoform X2: MGSSGLLSLLVLFILLANVQGPGLTDWLFPRRCPTIREEREFRERDVCTRHRQCQDNKRYCVFSCGKKCLDLKQVFLQMYVKCQMKLAPAWLFLFGGGMTRKIILAPHLSMVAARETITTSNPKPTA; the protein is encoded by the exons ATGGGATCTTCTGGACTTTTGAGCCTCTTGGTGCTATTCATCCTCTTAGCGAATGTCCAGGGACCTGGTCTGACTGACTGGTTATTTCCCA GGAGATGTCCCACCATCAGAGAAGAACGTGAATTCAGAGAAAGGGATGTGTGTACAAGGCACAGACAATGCCAGGACAACAAGAGGTACTGTGTCTTCAGctgtggaaaaaaatgtttagatcTCAAACAAG TCTTTCTGCAGATGTATGTGAAATGCCAAATGAAACTGGCCCCTGCCTGGCTTTTTTTATTCGGTGGTGGtatgacaagaaaaataatacttgcTCCACATTTGTCTATGGTGGCTGCCAGGGAAACAATAACAACTTCCAATCCGAAGCCAACTGCCTGA